One region of Thermococcus sp. M36 genomic DNA includes:
- a CDS encoding radical SAM protein produces the protein MEILSEVGDPNVAVVYIGKTSKDNIVEFVESVPTYNPQEKWVLIVSSLNGCPVGCKMCDAGFFYKGRLTVDELLEQIEYPVSKRWNGKPKTRKFKVQFARMGEPSFNMAVIEAMRILGERYENFHPSLSTVAPIGTDKFFDALLELKKEMFPTNFQLQFSIHSTNPEQRDEIIPIRKWDFERIAEYGKAFYDEGGRKITLNFALARENEADAEVIAEYFPKEYFLIKITPLNPTVSVLKNKLTNDVDLETGLPMKHRKFVDDLKRLGYDVIISVGDTRENLIGSNCGQYILRFLKERPELREAYTFARGFDFSLS, from the coding sequence ATGGAGATACTGAGTGAGGTTGGAGACCCGAACGTTGCGGTCGTTTACATCGGGAAAACTTCGAAGGACAACATAGTGGAGTTCGTGGAGTCGGTTCCGACCTACAATCCGCAAGAAAAGTGGGTGCTCATAGTTTCATCGCTCAACGGCTGCCCCGTGGGCTGTAAGATGTGCGACGCTGGCTTCTTCTACAAGGGCAGACTTACAGTGGATGAGCTCCTCGAGCAGATTGAGTATCCGGTAAGCAAGCGCTGGAACGGGAAGCCGAAAACCAGGAAGTTCAAGGTGCAGTTCGCGCGCATGGGCGAGCCAAGCTTCAACATGGCGGTGATAGAGGCGATGCGCATTTTGGGCGAGCGCTACGAGAATTTCCACCCATCACTCTCCACCGTTGCCCCGATAGGAACCGATAAGTTCTTCGATGCCCTCCTCGAGCTCAAGAAGGAAATGTTTCCAACCAACTTCCAGCTCCAGTTCTCGATACACTCCACCAACCCAGAGCAGAGGGACGAGATAATCCCAATAAGGAAGTGGGACTTCGAGAGGATAGCCGAGTACGGAAAGGCCTTCTACGACGAGGGCGGCAGGAAGATTACGCTCAACTTCGCCTTAGCGAGGGAGAACGAGGCCGATGCAGAGGTCATAGCCGAGTACTTCCCGAAGGAATACTTCCTCATCAAGATAACGCCGCTCAACCCGACAGTGAGCGTGCTAAAGAATAAGCTCACTAACGACGTTGACCTTGAGACGGGCCTTCCGATGAAGCACAGGAAGTTCGTGGACGATTTAAAGAGGCTCGGCTACGACGTCATTATATCGGTCGGCGATACGAGAGAGAACCTCATCGGCTCAAACTGCGGCCAGTACATCCTCCGCTTCCTCAAGGAGAGGCCAGAGCTTAGAGAAGCCTACACCTTCGCGAGGGGCTTTGACTTTAGTTTGAGCTGA
- a CDS encoding nucleotidyltransferase domain-containing protein — MKLMAQLRRDFQEFKDSCMGILLYGSHAKGEATSRSDVDVCLVKPKPGVYGEVLKKLGGKYDIKVFEELPLYVQIEVIRNHKVIYGDELELSEYFYRFRKLWRDMEHRIRENQFESVREKIRLRRRAREKAKVLREASNGLEKQKLSPKMKPDF, encoded by the coding sequence ATGAAACTCATGGCACAGCTCCGCAGGGACTTCCAAGAGTTCAAAGACTCGTGCATGGGGATTCTCCTCTACGGATCTCACGCTAAGGGAGAGGCCACAAGCAGAAGCGACGTTGACGTCTGCCTCGTTAAGCCAAAGCCCGGCGTATATGGGGAAGTCCTCAAAAAGCTCGGTGGGAAGTATGATATCAAAGTCTTCGAGGAGCTTCCGCTCTATGTTCAGATCGAGGTTATCAGGAACCATAAAGTAATTTACGGCGACGAGCTTGAGCTCTCCGAGTACTTCTACCGCTTCCGAAAGCTGTGGAGGGACATGGAGCACAGGATAAGGGAGAACCAGTTTGAGAGTGTGAGGGAGAAGATAAGACTCAGGAGGCGTGCCCGTGAGAAGGCAAAGGTACTTAGAGAAGCATCGAACGGCTTAGAAAAGCAAAAGTTATCTCCGAAGATGAAGCCGGACTTTTGA
- a CDS encoding NAD(P)/FAD-dependent oxidoreductase — MALVGIIGAGIGGIATAVQLKRYGIESVIFERDRIGGLIRNAYSVENTMFFPDGIKGEKVVEILEEYVKKYDLKILYEEVKVVRKTGELFEVETDKGTYRFKYLVVATGTRPRKLPFEGIVYHVAEVPKKHYGRVLIIGGGDVAFDYAMTMSEMSDEVIILMRSEPKALPYLQKLVSERPNITTLRGQLREIERGEKLLAKTSAGDFEVDLVLGAIGRVPNVELVEGIEDDNLFLVGDVKNGIYRQTALSIADGIKTAMIIWRRERYGDTE; from the coding sequence ATGGCTCTCGTCGGAATAATCGGGGCTGGAATCGGCGGCATAGCGACGGCCGTCCAGCTCAAGCGCTACGGCATTGAAAGCGTAATCTTCGAGCGCGACCGAATCGGGGGGCTGATAAGGAACGCATACTCCGTGGAAAACACCATGTTCTTTCCCGACGGAATCAAGGGTGAAAAGGTCGTCGAAATCCTCGAGGAGTACGTAAAAAAATACGACCTGAAAATCCTCTACGAGGAAGTCAAGGTCGTGAGAAAGACCGGCGAGCTGTTTGAGGTCGAAACGGACAAAGGAACTTACCGCTTCAAATACCTCGTGGTCGCGACGGGGACGAGACCGAGAAAGCTTCCATTCGAGGGGATAGTCTACCACGTCGCTGAAGTTCCAAAGAAGCACTATGGGCGGGTTCTCATCATTGGCGGCGGCGATGTGGCCTTTGACTACGCTATGACCATGAGCGAGATGAGCGATGAGGTAATAATTCTCATGAGAAGCGAGCCCAAAGCATTGCCTTATCTCCAGAAGCTTGTCTCTGAGAGGCCAAACATAACAACTCTCCGGGGACAGCTCCGGGAAATCGAGCGGGGAGAAAAGCTTTTAGCCAAGACCAGCGCTGGCGATTTTGAGGTTGATCTGGTGCTCGGCGCGATAGGCAGGGTTCCCAACGTCGAGCTCGTCGAAGGGATTGAGGACGATAACCTTTTCCTCGTCGGCGACGTGAAGAACGGGATTTACAGGCAGACCGCCCTGAGCATAGCCGACGGCATAAAGACCGCCATGATCATATGGAGGAGGGAAAGATATGGAGATACTGAGTGA
- the htpX gene encoding zinc metalloprotease HtpX, which translates to MGLLMWLRTGLLMAILTGLLMAIGYVFGGPNVAFLMFLFAMAFNFITYWYSDKIVLGWYRARIVDEHEAPELYAIVRDLTERAGLPMPRVAIIPSETPNAFATGRNPKHAVVAVTTGLLRILNKDELEGVIGHELTHIKNRDILIGTIAAAMAGAIIQLAYWARWIAIFGGFGRDEDDAGNILAAILIAVLAPIAAMLIQAAVSRSREFLADEGGAKISGKPHALASALMKIEQAVRYRPMRDGNPATAHMFIVNPFRGASVANLFSTHPPTEARIERLRKIAEEMGIYF; encoded by the coding sequence ATGGGACTGCTGATGTGGCTGAGAACCGGCCTGCTGATGGCCATACTGACGGGCCTGCTCATGGCCATAGGCTACGTCTTCGGCGGGCCGAACGTGGCCTTCTTGATGTTCCTGTTCGCTATGGCGTTTAATTTCATCACCTACTGGTACAGCGATAAAATCGTCCTGGGCTGGTACAGGGCAAGGATCGTGGACGAACACGAGGCCCCGGAACTCTATGCCATAGTCAGGGATCTCACTGAGAGGGCCGGCCTCCCAATGCCTAGGGTTGCAATAATCCCAAGCGAGACGCCAAACGCCTTCGCCACCGGGAGGAACCCCAAGCACGCCGTCGTGGCCGTTACCACTGGACTTCTCAGGATACTCAACAAGGACGAGCTTGAGGGCGTCATAGGCCACGAGCTGACCCACATAAAGAACAGGGACATCCTCATAGGGACGATAGCGGCCGCGATGGCCGGGGCCATAATCCAGCTCGCCTACTGGGCAAGGTGGATAGCCATCTTCGGGGGCTTCGGCAGGGACGAGGACGACGCCGGTAACATCCTCGCCGCGATCCTCATAGCGGTTCTTGCACCTATAGCGGCGATGCTGATACAGGCCGCGGTGAGCCGCTCCAGGGAGTTCCTTGCCGACGAGGGTGGAGCAAAGATAAGCGGCAAGCCGCACGCTCTAGCCAGTGCACTCATGAAAATAGAGCAGGCGGTCCGCTACAGGCCCATGAGGGACGGCAACCCGGCAACGGCCCACATGTTCATCGTCAACCCGTTTAGGGGCGCCAGCGTAGCGAACCTGTTCTCCACCCACCCGCCGACCGAGGCAAGGATAGAGAGGCTCAGGAAGATCGCCGAGGAGATGGGCATCTACTTCTGA
- a CDS encoding SDR family oxidoreductase codes for MSVGIDLKGLGVIVTASSRGIGFNVARELLKRNARVVISSRSEENLKKALDELSPFGEVYAVKTNLCDQRDLENLVKESRELLGGIDALVWNAGNVRCEPCLLHEAGYDDWVEAAKLHAVAPGYLTTLLVQTWLEGKRKGVLVYLNSVSIKEPMPPLVLADVTRAGLVQLAKSVSRTYGKHGIRAYSVLLGSFDTPGARENLKAVAESRGETFEETWEREVLGRTPLHRTGRWDELGSLVAFLLSDEAEYMLGSTVVIDGAMTRGINL; via the coding sequence ATGAGCGTGGGGATAGACCTCAAGGGCCTGGGTGTGATAGTCACAGCCTCATCACGCGGAATAGGGTTCAACGTGGCGCGGGAACTGTTGAAGAGGAACGCGAGAGTCGTTATAAGCTCACGGAGCGAGGAGAACCTGAAGAAAGCCCTCGACGAGCTCTCACCCTTCGGAGAAGTCTACGCAGTTAAGACCAACCTCTGCGACCAGCGGGACCTGGAGAACCTCGTCAAGGAGTCCCGGGAGCTTTTGGGTGGAATTGATGCCCTCGTCTGGAATGCCGGAAACGTCCGCTGCGAGCCGTGCCTCCTCCACGAGGCGGGCTATGATGACTGGGTTGAGGCCGCGAAGCTCCACGCAGTTGCCCCAGGCTACCTGACGACCCTCCTCGTCCAGACGTGGCTTGAAGGGAAAAGGAAGGGAGTCCTCGTTTATCTCAACTCCGTCTCGATAAAGGAGCCAATGCCGCCGCTGGTTCTGGCGGACGTTACGAGGGCCGGCCTGGTTCAGCTGGCGAAGAGCGTTTCAAGAACATACGGGAAGCACGGAATAAGGGCCTACAGCGTTCTGCTCGGCAGCTTTGATACGCCTGGCGCACGGGAGAACCTCAAGGCCGTTGCCGAGTCGAGGGGCGAGACCTTTGAGGAGACCTGGGAGAGGGAAGTGCTTGGCAGAACGCCCCTCCACAGAACTGGCAGATGGGACGAGTTAGGTTCGCTGGTGGCTTTTCTCCTGAGCGATGAGGCAGAGTACATGCTCGGCTCGACGGTGGTCATAGACGGCGCGATGACGAGGGGGATAAATCTTTAA
- a CDS encoding HepT-like ribonuclease domain-containing protein, with protein MRAYNGLRNAIVHKYDRLNLDAVRKGLSRIDELYEIVIKLVEKYEKLEE; from the coding sequence TTGAGGGCGTACAACGGACTTAGAAATGCCATTGTTCACAAGTATGACAGGCTTAACCTCGATGCTGTGAGGAAGGGCCTCAGTAGAATTGATGAGCTATACGAGATTGTTATAAAGCTCGTGGAAAAGTATGAAAAGCTGGAAGAATAA
- a CDS encoding isochorismatase family protein, giving the protein MKEDYFTEDFILEMRERYFRQRKWEKIRPFKRVAVLAIDLQRHFLSEKSKAYLPSTRRFVPRLVEFYGEASRLGVPIIFTRHYHEKDIMAHWWGDEMKRDDPMNELLGEFRPFAETVIEKSTYNAFYGTELEGILRKLHVETIIVTGVMTHLCCETTAREAFVRGFKVVFPVDGTLTQNRFFHEATLRNLSHGFAVTPLLSEVLEWLSSE; this is encoded by the coding sequence ATGAAGGAAGACTACTTCACCGAGGACTTTATCTTGGAGATGAGGGAGCGGTACTTCAGGCAGAGAAAGTGGGAGAAGATACGGCCCTTCAAGAGGGTCGCCGTTCTCGCGATAGACCTTCAGCGCCACTTCCTGAGCGAGAAAAGTAAAGCCTACCTCCCCTCGACCAGACGCTTCGTTCCGAGGCTGGTGGAGTTCTATGGAGAAGCTTCGAGGCTCGGAGTCCCGATAATCTTCACGCGCCACTACCACGAAAAAGACATAATGGCCCACTGGTGGGGCGACGAGATGAAAAGGGACGACCCGATGAACGAGCTCCTCGGGGAGTTCAGGCCCTTTGCCGAAACCGTAATCGAGAAGAGCACCTACAATGCCTTCTACGGAACCGAACTTGAAGGCATTCTAAGAAAACTCCACGTGGAGACCATAATCGTCACCGGCGTCATGACCCACCTCTGCTGCGAGACGACCGCCCGGGAGGCCTTCGTGAGGGGCTTTAAGGTGGTATTTCCCGTTGACGGGACACTGACCCAGAACAGGTTCTTCCACGAGGCGACGCTTAGAAACCTCTCCCACGGCTTCGCGGTTACGCCGCTCCTCTCGGAGGTGTTGGAATGGCTCTCGTCGGAATAA
- a CDS encoding amidohydrolase — protein MKAVKATLLYDGLGNVLKDVYVVFDKEIVEVTKEKPKGVEVIAEGVVTPAFIDGHSHIGMERYGEPYQEGEVNEQMDAVLPLVDALYSIYMDDKAFKHSIEFGVLYSSVLPGSGNIIGGKAVFIRNYGRDIEDAFIQYAGVKAAFGYNPRSTKEWKGTRPSTRMGAIGILLSWLIKTQNTIALLEKGKKEPEEVEPTVEALIPVLKGEVPLRVHVHKEDDIAALLMIKRRFGLNITIEHAGDVHSRETFEKIKREGVPIVYGPFDSLPYKVELKHEDWKNARYLLEVKPLFGLMSDHPVTLQANLYLQLRHFIRLGMSKEEAIKIITHNNAKILGVDDKLGSIEKGKWASLVVWNGDPFHMENYPTHVFAEGELIHEADW, from the coding sequence ATGAAAGCGGTCAAAGCAACCCTTCTGTACGACGGCCTCGGGAACGTCCTGAAGGACGTCTACGTCGTTTTTGACAAGGAAATAGTTGAGGTAACCAAGGAAAAACCGAAGGGAGTCGAAGTTATAGCCGAGGGCGTTGTTACACCCGCATTCATAGACGGCCACAGCCACATAGGAATGGAGCGCTACGGCGAGCCTTATCAGGAGGGCGAGGTCAACGAGCAGATGGACGCAGTTCTTCCGCTCGTTGATGCCCTCTACTCGATCTACATGGACGACAAAGCGTTTAAGCACTCGATTGAGTTTGGCGTTCTGTACTCGTCCGTCCTCCCGGGGAGCGGGAACATAATCGGCGGAAAAGCCGTTTTCATCAGGAACTACGGGCGCGACATCGAGGATGCCTTTATCCAGTACGCGGGCGTTAAAGCGGCGTTCGGCTACAACCCGCGCTCGACGAAGGAGTGGAAGGGGACGAGGCCAAGCACGAGGATGGGTGCAATAGGGATACTCCTCAGCTGGCTCATAAAGACCCAAAACACCATAGCACTCCTTGAGAAGGGCAAGAAGGAACCCGAAGAGGTCGAGCCGACCGTCGAGGCACTCATACCAGTCCTCAAGGGCGAAGTCCCGCTCCGCGTCCACGTACACAAGGAGGACGACATAGCGGCCCTGCTCATGATAAAGAGGAGGTTCGGGCTGAATATAACCATAGAGCACGCCGGCGACGTCCACAGCAGGGAGACCTTCGAGAAGATAAAGAGGGAAGGCGTTCCAATCGTTTACGGCCCCTTCGACAGCCTGCCTTACAAGGTCGAACTCAAGCACGAGGACTGGAAGAACGCCCGCTACCTTCTCGAAGTTAAACCCCTCTTCGGCCTCATGAGCGACCACCCGGTGACGTTGCAGGCCAACCTCTACCTCCAGCTCAGGCACTTCATAAGGCTCGGTATGAGCAAGGAAGAGGCGATAAAGATCATAACCCACAACAACGCGAAAATCCTCGGCGTTGACGACAAGCTCGGAAGCATAGAGAAGGGCAAGTGGGCCTCGCTGGTGGTCTGGAACGGCGATCCGTTCCACATGGAGAACTACCCAACGCACGTCTTCGCGGAGGGAGAGCTTATTCACGAGGCGGACTGGTGA